The Deinococcus aestuarii genome window below encodes:
- a CDS encoding SOS response-associated peptidase, whose translation MCNRAEDQFASPARQDLQRLFGDIFTWPEPRERINPTDPLLAVRLQGDGYAAVQLRWGLIPPGKSPEDLKRLTTTNARVETLSEKPTFRGAFLEGRRCVVPLSAFFEPDATHSPKRGERKRWHRVYRPDHRPLLAAGLWEVTVTPDGPLESVTVVTRDPVPGLDVHDRMPALLLSQDLDAWLHGTPQEALEAAMTSWPSGLLVQTTA comes from the coding sequence ATGTGCAACCGCGCGGAAGACCAGTTCGCCTCACCCGCCCGCCAGGATCTGCAACGCTTGTTCGGTGACATCTTCACCTGGCCCGAGCCGCGGGAGCGGATCAACCCCACGGACCCGCTCCTGGCGGTTCGGTTGCAGGGCGACGGCTACGCCGCCGTACAGCTCCGCTGGGGGCTCATCCCCCCAGGGAAGAGCCCTGAGGACCTGAAGCGCCTCACGACGACCAACGCCCGCGTGGAAACCCTGAGTGAGAAACCGACCTTCCGGGGTGCGTTCCTGGAAGGTCGGCGGTGCGTGGTGCCGTTGAGCGCGTTCTTCGAGCCGGACGCCACGCACTCGCCGAAACGGGGGGAGCGCAAGCGCTGGCACCGCGTGTATCGCCCGGACCACCGACCCCTCCTCGCTGCCGGGCTCTGGGAAGTCACCGTCACGCCGGACGGCCCGCTCGAGAGCGTCACCGTCGTGACCCGCGATCCAGTGCCGGGCCTGGATGTGCATGACCGCATGCCGGCCCTGCTGTTGTCTCAGGACCTCGACGCCTGGCTGCACGGCACGCCGCAGGAGGCCCTGGAGGCCGCGATGACCAGTTGGCCTTCCGGACTGCTCGTGCAGACCACGGCGTAA
- a CDS encoding LacI family DNA-binding transcriptional regulator translates to MSKVAPSTRNATIHDVAQRAGVSYQTVSRVINHHPSVAPATRQRVLGAIEDLNYRPSLIAKGLVTRRSHLIGIVASATDQYGPAQIVQHVEQSARLSGYDSMLTTLRRFEAAEMVQAVARLQQFGVDGLVLLTPYDAHEIVPVISASVPFIMIDATTEVEGPSVSVDQFEGGRLATEHLVHLGHRRILHIGGPVEWNDADLRHRGYRHVLAAHGLPELPRLTGDWSAQSGFRAVEEARGADTAFTAVFAGNDQMALGVLSALARMGLRVPEDVSVVGFDGTPESAFYQPPLTTVQQNFAQLGRKSLEELMRRIQGQRLGASHHVFQPHLLVRATTAPPGARA, encoded by the coding sequence ATGTCGAAGGTAGCTCCGTCCACGCGCAACGCCACGATCCACGACGTCGCCCAGCGGGCGGGCGTGTCCTATCAGACCGTCTCGCGGGTGATCAACCACCACCCCAGCGTGGCCCCGGCGACCCGCCAGCGGGTGCTGGGCGCCATCGAGGACCTCAACTACCGGCCCAGCCTGATCGCCAAGGGGCTGGTCACCCGCCGGTCGCACCTCATCGGCATCGTCGCCTCCGCGACCGACCAGTACGGCCCGGCTCAGATCGTCCAGCACGTCGAGCAGTCGGCCCGCCTCTCCGGGTACGACAGTATGCTCACCACGCTTCGCCGCTTCGAGGCGGCGGAGATGGTGCAGGCCGTGGCCCGCTTACAGCAGTTCGGGGTGGACGGGCTGGTGCTGCTGACCCCGTACGACGCGCATGAGATCGTGCCGGTGATCAGCGCGAGCGTCCCCTTCATCATGATCGACGCCACCACGGAGGTGGAGGGTCCCAGCGTCAGCGTCGATCAGTTCGAGGGTGGGCGCCTCGCCACCGAACACCTCGTCCACCTGGGCCACCGCCGGATTCTCCATATCGGCGGTCCCGTGGAGTGGAACGACGCGGACCTGCGCCACCGTGGGTACCGCCACGTCTTGGCCGCCCACGGCCTGCCCGAACTGCCCAGGCTGACCGGGGACTGGAGCGCGCAGAGCGGCTTCCGGGCCGTGGAGGAGGCGCGCGGGGCCGACACCGCCTTTACCGCGGTCTTTGCCGGGAACGACCAGATGGCGCTGGGTGTGCTGTCCGCCCTCGCGCGAATGGGTCTGCGGGTCCCGGAGGATGTCTCGGTCGTGGGGTTCGACGGGACGCCCGAGTCCGCCTTCTACCAGCCGCCGCTCACCACGGTTCAGCAGAACTTCGCCCAGCTCGGGCGCAAAAGCCTGGAGGAGCTGATGCGCCGTATCCAGGGGCAGCGGCTGGGCGCGTCGCATCATGTCTTTCAGCCACACCTCCTCGTGCGGGCCACCACGGCGCCCCCGGGTGCCCGAGCTTAG
- a CDS encoding carbohydrate ABC transporter permease — protein MTVASAPRTARRTVSPSVRLARLWGGVVTALTVLLAALWVFPVYWAAVTSIKPDEETIVTPPTFWPQTLDLSNYTYILQNSPLVRWYANSILTSLAITVLVLLLSLLCAYALSQIDFRGRQWLYWLVLVGFMLPFQASLIPLFILINNLGLVNNFAGLILPQLAAPIAVVIYKQFFDQIPHELGDAARIDGAGEWRVLFSIFLPLNWSITVALAIVTFIAAWNNFLWPFIVLNDPPKLTIPVGITQVQSAYGVAYAKTMATAMTAALPTMIAYLIFQRRVTEGVMATAGLKG, from the coding sequence ATGACCGTCGCCTCTGCTCCAAGAACGGCCCGCCGCACCGTTTCCCCCTCCGTCCGGCTCGCCCGGCTGTGGGGCGGGGTAGTCACGGCCCTCACCGTCCTGCTCGCGGCCCTGTGGGTCTTCCCGGTGTACTGGGCGGCGGTGACGTCCATCAAACCCGACGAGGAGACCATCGTCACGCCGCCGACCTTCTGGCCACAGACTCTCGACCTGAGCAACTACACCTACATCCTTCAGAACAGCCCGCTGGTGCGCTGGTACGCGAACAGCATCCTGACCTCGCTGGCGATCACGGTGCTCGTGCTGCTGCTCTCGCTGCTGTGCGCGTACGCGCTGTCGCAGATCGACTTCCGGGGGCGGCAGTGGCTGTACTGGCTAGTGCTGGTGGGTTTCATGCTGCCCTTCCAGGCGAGCCTGATTCCGCTCTTCATCCTGATCAACAATCTGGGCCTGGTGAACAACTTCGCCGGGTTGATCCTCCCGCAGCTCGCCGCGCCCATCGCCGTGGTGATCTATAAGCAGTTCTTCGACCAGATTCCCCACGAACTCGGCGACGCCGCGCGCATCGACGGGGCGGGCGAATGGCGGGTGCTGTTCAGCATCTTCTTGCCCCTGAACTGGAGCATCACCGTGGCGCTCGCCATCGTGACCTTCATTGCGGCCTGGAATAACTTCCTGTGGCCCTTTATCGTCCTGAATGACCCGCCCAAGCTCACCATTCCAGTTGGCATCACCCAGGTGCAGTCAGCCTACGGGGTGGCCTACGCCAAGACGATGGCGACGGCGATGACGGCGGCCCTCCCCACCATGATCGCCTACCTGATCTTTCAGCGCCGGGTGACCGAGGGCGTGATGGCGACGGCGGGCCTCAAGGGCTAG
- a CDS encoding carbohydrate ABC transporter permease, which produces MLDTASQGATLVSREKRGHLRRRWITALLMVAPFVIIYLVFLIFPTFRVLQLSLTNADLTGQGQYIGLGNYTRLLREPTFWTALLNTLYFILLTVIPNTIVGLVLALLVTRLKRLKGLVLACFFLPYVLPVSVVTNIWNWLLDSNFGIVNTLTGSSVAWFQDPVWAMPAVAFVTIWWTVGFNILLFIAGLQNISPEIYEAAALDGASGPRLFWSITWPNLWPVTSLVLLLQLIAQFKIFDQVYLLTAGGPFDRTLVLLLYSYREGFQQQHGGYASTIGVVLMVVILAASLLQSRVLNRGERA; this is translated from the coding sequence ATGCTCGACACCGCCTCCCAGGGGGCCACGCTCGTCAGCCGGGAGAAGCGGGGCCACCTGCGCCGCCGCTGGATCACCGCCCTGCTGATGGTCGCGCCCTTCGTCATCATCTACCTGGTGTTCCTGATCTTCCCCACCTTCCGGGTCCTGCAACTCAGCCTCACGAACGCCGATCTCACCGGGCAGGGGCAGTACATCGGGCTGGGCAACTACACCCGGCTCCTGCGCGAGCCGACCTTCTGGACGGCCCTGCTCAACACGCTGTACTTCATCCTGCTGACGGTGATTCCGAACACCATCGTGGGGCTGGTGCTGGCGCTGCTGGTCACGCGGTTGAAGAGACTCAAAGGGCTGGTCCTCGCCTGCTTCTTCCTGCCGTACGTGCTGCCCGTCAGCGTGGTCACGAACATCTGGAACTGGCTGCTCGACTCGAACTTCGGCATCGTGAACACCCTGACCGGAAGCAGCGTCGCCTGGTTTCAGGACCCGGTGTGGGCGATGCCCGCCGTCGCCTTCGTGACGATCTGGTGGACGGTGGGCTTCAACATCCTGCTCTTCATCGCCGGACTCCAGAACATCTCGCCCGAGATCTACGAGGCCGCCGCGCTCGACGGGGCATCCGGCCCCCGGCTCTTCTGGTCGATCACCTGGCCGAACCTCTGGCCGGTGACGAGCCTGGTGTTGCTACTGCAACTGATCGCCCAGTTTAAAATCTTCGATCAGGTCTACCTGCTCACGGCGGGCGGCCCCTTTGACCGCACGCTCGTGCTGCTGCTGTATTCCTACCGCGAGGGCTTCCAGCAGCAGCACGGAGGCTACGCCTCGACCATCGGCGTGGTGCTGATGGTGGTCATCCTCGCCGCCTCGCTGCTCCAGTCGCGGGTACTCAACCGGGGAGAACGCGCATGA
- a CDS encoding extracellular solute-binding protein, with the protein MRPIRMIALGLSVSAALASAAQAQTRIVFWDFFGGGDGIRMKQIVDEFNASQKDIVVQRTTQTWGNPFYTKVHTAVVSGQTPDVMTYHLSALPAGLQKKDLRAITPAELTGAGLNPTDFQTNLVNTMVGDARAQAGQASWYALPLDTHTVVLYVNRDLLKKAGVLGANGQITGANTVAGMTNVLRQIKAKTGVTPLGLSTNQDPANVWRLWYTLFLQQGGTLVRNGKLDLTDLDTKGKAALQVMADWAGEGLIPKNTQYPANVALFTAGRTAIMMNGNWEVPTMVDAKAKGSLKFDYGVVSFPKLYANNRTWADSHMLAIPANTKSQISPEKLRAVMTFAAYVQKQGGVGWAGGGHIPSYVPTQNSAAYKALQPNVQYSAASAKNATLEPTLPIFGVGGPIYDAVGNNFTPVLLGQLTVDQGMSKFKTALQNLGR; encoded by the coding sequence ATGCGCCCAATCCGGATGATCGCCCTCGGCCTCTCGGTGTCTGCCGCCCTCGCTTCCGCCGCCCAGGCGCAGACACGGATCGTCTTCTGGGACTTCTTCGGCGGGGGCGACGGCATCCGCATGAAGCAGATCGTGGACGAGTTCAACGCGTCCCAAAAGGACATCGTGGTGCAGCGGACCACCCAGACGTGGGGCAACCCCTTCTACACCAAGGTGCACACCGCCGTCGTCTCGGGGCAGACGCCCGACGTGATGACCTACCACCTGTCGGCGCTGCCCGCCGGGTTGCAGAAGAAAGACCTGCGCGCGATCACGCCCGCCGAGCTGACCGGGGCGGGTCTCAACCCCACCGACTTCCAGACCAACCTCGTGAACACGATGGTGGGCGACGCCAGGGCGCAGGCCGGGCAGGCGAGCTGGTACGCCCTGCCGCTCGACACCCACACCGTCGTCCTGTACGTCAACAGGGACCTCCTGAAAAAGGCGGGCGTGCTGGGCGCGAACGGCCAGATCACCGGCGCGAACACCGTCGCGGGCATGACGAACGTGCTGCGCCAGATCAAGGCCAAGACCGGCGTGACGCCCCTGGGCCTGAGCACCAACCAGGACCCCGCCAACGTCTGGCGGCTGTGGTACACCCTGTTCCTGCAACAGGGCGGCACGCTGGTACGGAACGGCAAGCTCGACCTGACGGACCTCGACACCAAGGGCAAGGCCGCCCTCCAGGTGATGGCGGACTGGGCGGGAGAGGGCCTAATCCCCAAGAACACCCAGTACCCGGCCAACGTGGCGCTGTTCACGGCGGGGCGCACCGCCATCATGATGAACGGTAACTGGGAAGTGCCCACGATGGTGGACGCGAAGGCCAAGGGCAGCCTGAAGTTCGACTACGGGGTGGTGAGCTTCCCGAAGCTCTACGCCAACAACCGGACCTGGGCCGACTCGCACATGCTGGCGATCCCGGCGAACACCAAGAGCCAGATCAGCCCCGAGAAACTCAGGGCCGTGATGACCTTCGCCGCCTACGTGCAAAAGCAGGGCGGCGTGGGCTGGGCGGGCGGCGGTCATATCCCGTCGTACGTGCCCACCCAGAACAGCGCGGCCTACAAGGCGCTCCAGCCCAACGTGCAGTACAGCGCCGCGTCCGCGAAGAACGCGACCCTGGAGCCCACCCTGCCCATCTTCGGTGTGGGCGGCCCGATCTACGACGCGGTGGGCAACAACTTCACGCCCGTGCTGCTCGGCCAGCTCACGGTGGATCAGGGGATGAGCAAGTTCAAGACCGCCCTGCAAAACCTCGGCAGGTAA
- a CDS encoding alpha-N-arabinofuranosidase, translating to MDQKHATVSLNTQRVISEISPLIFGGFAEHMGRCIYEGIYDPGSPLADEKGIRQDVVAALRETNYRIMRYPGGNFVSGYRWTDGIGPRADRPRRRALAWRSVETNQFGPHEFMDFAQEIGTQPMWAVNLGTGTIQEAADLVEYMNLPTGTLYSDLRAKNGHPEPWNVKYWCLGNEMDGPWQIGQMDAATYAEKAVQAAKLMRWMDPGIQTIACGSSATAMPNYPDWDVTVLGHAYDHIDYFSMHHYAANPYPTVSNTERLPVDTDSYLASSVHFEEHADTLAAAIRVAKAKRRSKKDVHLCWDEWNVWYRAKGGDGGWSEAPHILEEEYNLEDALVVATWLNTFLRKADIVKIACIAQIVNVIAPIMTNKDGMFKQTIFYPLTLFSNHASGFALDALVKAPLKETKRHGPVPQLDASASFDPATGQGAVFLVNRSQTHSLVTRLCWEDEAPQTVTRAWQMHGEDPFAANSFEQPENVVPYELTPPRLEGRALTLELPPLSFTALLTRHAAN from the coding sequence GTGGACCAGAAGCACGCGACCGTCTCCCTCAACACCCAGCGCGTCATCTCCGAGATCTCTCCCCTGATCTTCGGCGGCTTCGCCGAGCATATGGGCCGCTGCATCTACGAGGGCATCTACGACCCCGGCTCACCCCTGGCCGACGAGAAGGGCATCCGGCAGGACGTGGTGGCCGCGCTGCGGGAGACGAACTACCGCATCATGCGTTACCCCGGCGGCAACTTCGTCTCCGGCTACCGCTGGACGGACGGCATCGGCCCGCGCGCAGACCGTCCACGCCGCCGCGCCCTGGCCTGGCGCTCGGTCGAGACGAACCAGTTCGGACCGCACGAGTTCATGGACTTCGCGCAGGAGATCGGCACCCAGCCCATGTGGGCGGTGAACCTGGGGACGGGCACCATTCAGGAGGCCGCCGACCTCGTGGAGTATATGAACCTGCCGACCGGCACGCTCTACAGCGACCTGCGCGCGAAAAACGGCCACCCCGAGCCCTGGAACGTCAAATACTGGTGCCTGGGCAACGAGATGGACGGCCCCTGGCAGATCGGCCAGATGGACGCGGCGACCTACGCGGAAAAGGCGGTCCAGGCCGCCAAGCTGATGCGCTGGATGGACCCTGGCATCCAGACCATCGCCTGCGGGTCGTCCGCCACCGCCATGCCCAATTACCCCGACTGGGACGTGACGGTGCTCGGCCACGCCTACGACCACATCGACTACTTCTCGATGCACCACTACGCGGCCAACCCGTACCCGACGGTCTCCAACACCGAGCGTCTGCCGGTCGACACCGACTCCTACCTGGCGAGCAGCGTCCATTTCGAGGAACACGCCGACACCCTCGCCGCCGCCATCCGCGTGGCGAAGGCGAAGCGGCGCTCGAAAAAGGACGTCCACCTCTGCTGGGACGAGTGGAACGTCTGGTACCGCGCCAAGGGCGGCGACGGCGGGTGGAGCGAGGCGCCGCACATCCTGGAGGAGGAGTACAACCTCGAGGACGCCCTCGTCGTGGCGACGTGGCTGAACACCTTCCTCCGGAAGGCCGACATCGTGAAGATCGCCTGCATCGCCCAGATCGTGAACGTGATCGCGCCGATCATGACGAACAAAGACGGGATGTTCAAGCAGACGATCTTCTACCCCCTGACGCTCTTCAGCAACCACGCGAGCGGGTTTGCCCTGGACGCCCTCGTCAAGGCGCCCCTCAAGGAAACGAAGCGCCACGGCCCAGTCCCCCAGCTCGACGCCTCCGCCAGCTTCGACCCGGCCACCGGGCAAGGCGCCGTCTTCCTCGTCAACCGCTCGCAGACCCATTCCCTCGTCACGAGACTCTGCTGGGAGGACGAGGCCCCGCAGACTGTCACCCGCGCGTGGCAGATGCACGGCGAGGACCCCTTCGCCGCCAACTCCTTCGAGCAGCCCGAGAACGTGGTGCCCTACGAACTCACCCCTCCCCGTCTGGAAGGCCGCGCCCTCACGCTGGAGTTGCCGCCCCTTTCCTTCACGGCCCTTCTGACCCGCCACGCCGCGAACTGA
- the araB gene encoding ribulokinase, with the protein MVERYAVGVDFGSESGRAVVVRVSDGAVLGEGVTPYAHVVMDRTLPTGEKLGKEWALQHPQDYLDVFRQAVPQALAASGVSPDDVVGVGIDFTACTPMPTLADGTPLCFVPEYERRPHAWVKLWKHHAAQPQADRINALAGQRGEFWLPRYGGKQSSEWFFAKALQILEEDPEVYAASERLIEAADWVVWQLTGVETRNACTAGYKAIHQDGRFPDQSYFAGLNPDFADVVQTRMKEDLAPLGGKAGGLTARAAAWTGLKPGTAVAVANVDAHVTLPAAGVTEPGRLVAIMGTSTCHVLLGDQLREVPGMCGVVPDGVVPGLYGYEAGQSGVGDIFAWFVKNGVPPEYHEQARREGIGLHTFLEREASTQAPGEHGLVALDWINGNRSVLVDANLSGMILGLTLGTRAPDLYRALIEATAYGTRVIVENFEASGVPVNEVVVSGGLKRNRMLMQIYADVTGRPLSVLDVEQGPAVGSAMHAAVAAGEYPDIFAAAKCMGKVRREAFVPDAGNQRTYDKLYGEYVTLHDYFGRGANEVMHRLKAMRRAD; encoded by the coding sequence ATGGTTGAGCGTTACGCGGTCGGCGTGGACTTCGGCAGCGAGTCGGGCCGCGCCGTGGTCGTCCGGGTGTCCGACGGCGCCGTGCTGGGGGAGGGCGTCACGCCCTACGCCCACGTCGTGATGGACCGCACCCTGCCCACCGGCGAGAAGTTGGGCAAGGAATGGGCCCTGCAACACCCGCAGGACTACCTGGACGTGTTTCGGCAGGCCGTCCCCCAGGCACTCGCCGCTTCCGGCGTGTCCCCGGATGACGTCGTTGGGGTGGGCATCGACTTCACCGCCTGCACGCCGATGCCCACGCTGGCCGACGGCACGCCGCTGTGCTTCGTGCCCGAGTACGAACGCCGCCCGCACGCCTGGGTCAAGCTGTGGAAGCACCACGCCGCGCAGCCGCAGGCCGACCGGATCAACGCGCTCGCCGGGCAGCGCGGCGAGTTCTGGCTGCCCCGCTACGGCGGCAAGCAGTCCTCGGAGTGGTTCTTCGCCAAGGCTTTACAGATTCTGGAGGAGGACCCGGAAGTCTACGCGGCGAGCGAGCGCTTGATCGAGGCCGCCGACTGGGTGGTGTGGCAACTGACGGGGGTGGAAACCCGCAACGCCTGCACGGCGGGCTACAAGGCGATCCACCAGGACGGGCGTTTCCCGGATCAGAGCTATTTCGCGGGATTGAACCCGGACTTCGCCGACGTGGTACAGACGCGGATGAAGGAAGACCTCGCGCCGCTGGGCGGGAAGGCCGGGGGACTCACCGCGCGGGCCGCCGCGTGGACGGGCCTCAAGCCGGGCACCGCCGTCGCCGTCGCCAACGTCGACGCACACGTGACGCTGCCCGCCGCCGGGGTGACGGAGCCGGGGCGGCTGGTGGCGATCATGGGGACCTCGACCTGCCACGTCCTCCTCGGCGACCAACTCCGCGAGGTGCCGGGCATGTGCGGCGTGGTGCCGGACGGGGTGGTGCCGGGCCTGTACGGCTACGAGGCGGGACAGAGCGGGGTGGGGGACATCTTCGCCTGGTTCGTGAAGAACGGTGTTCCGCCCGAGTATCACGAGCAGGCGAGGCGGGAGGGGATCGGCCTCCACACCTTCTTGGAGCGGGAAGCATCCACCCAGGCTCCCGGCGAGCACGGTCTCGTCGCCCTCGACTGGATCAACGGCAACCGCAGCGTGCTCGTGGACGCCAACCTCAGCGGCATGATCCTGGGCCTGACGCTGGGCACCCGGGCGCCGGACCTCTACCGGGCGCTCATCGAGGCGACGGCGTACGGCACGCGGGTGATCGTCGAGAACTTCGAGGCGAGCGGCGTGCCTGTGAACGAGGTCGTCGTCTCAGGCGGACTCAAGCGCAACCGGATGCTGATGCAGATTTACGCCGACGTGACGGGCCGCCCGCTGAGCGTCCTCGACGTGGAGCAGGGCCCGGCGGTGGGAAGCGCAATGCACGCGGCGGTTGCGGCAGGCGAGTACCCCGACATCTTCGCCGCCGCCAAATGTATGGGGAAGGTGCGGCGGGAAGCGTTCGTGCCGGACGCGGGGAACCAGCGGACCTACGACAAGCTCTACGGCGAATACGTCACCCTGCACGACTACTTCGGGCGGGGAGCGAACGAGGTCATGCACCGCCTCAAGGCGATGAGGAGGGCGGACTGA
- a CDS encoding L-ribulose-5-phosphate 4-epimerase — protein sequence MYEDLRADLTRLHLELPKNGLVTWTSGNMSARAGEHMVIKPSGVTFEDLTPESMVLTDLDANVVEGQFSPSSDTATHAYIYRHLPDVGGIVHTHSPYATAWAANAREIPCILTAMADEFGGPIPCGRFALIGGEEIGAEVVRVLRGHRSPAIILQNHGVFTVGPTPKAALKAAVMCEDVARTAFLASQLGGVQPIAQEHIDRLYDRYQGVYGQRSSTPVSGKGTA from the coding sequence ATGTACGAGGACCTGAGAGCGGACCTCACCCGGCTGCACCTGGAGCTGCCGAAGAACGGCCTGGTGACCTGGACGAGCGGCAACATGAGCGCGCGGGCCGGGGAACACATGGTGATCAAGCCCAGCGGCGTCACTTTCGAGGACCTGACGCCGGAAAGCATGGTGCTCACCGATCTGGACGCGAACGTGGTGGAGGGCCAGTTCAGCCCCTCTTCCGATACCGCTACGCACGCTTACATCTACCGACACCTGCCCGACGTAGGCGGCATCGTCCACACCCACAGCCCCTACGCGACCGCCTGGGCCGCCAACGCACGCGAGATTCCCTGCATCCTGACCGCGATGGCTGACGAGTTCGGTGGGCCGATCCCCTGCGGGCGTTTTGCCTTAATCGGCGGCGAGGAGATCGGCGCGGAGGTCGTGCGGGTGCTGCGGGGGCACCGCTCGCCCGCGATCATCCTGCAAAACCACGGGGTCTTCACGGTCGGGCCTACCCCCAAGGCCGCCCTCAAGGCCGCCGTGATGTGCGAGGACGTGGCGAGAACGGCCTTCCTTGCCTCCCAACTGGGTGGGGTGCAGCCCATCGCCCAGGAACACATCGACCGGCTCTACGACCGCTACCAGGGCGTGTACGGGCAGAGGTCCAGCACGCCTGTGAGCGGGAAAGGAACAGCATGA
- the araA gene encoding L-arabinose isomerase: MTTLTQTVPQAQAPVHLAPAEVWFVCGSQHLYGPEALEQVAAHARVVGEALNGSPSIPLEVVTKGVLTTAEEIRRLCREADSDPRCAGLVLWMHTFSPSKMWTGGLSTLRKPFAHLHTQFDRELPWADIDMDYMNLNQSAHGDREAGFLHTRLRLERKVVVGHWSDPEVHERLGTWARAAWAWHDLQGAKFARFGDNMREVAVTEGDKVSAEVRFGFSVNAYPVGDLAERVNAATEAQVDALIQTYLQEYEVTPELRPGGERHASLRDGARIELGLRSFLEEGGFKGFTDNFQDLHGLKQLPGLATQRLMADGYGFGGEGDWKTAALVRTMKVMAQGLPGGTSFMEDYTYHLEPGNHQVLGAHMLEVCPTIAAGQPRLEVHPLGIGGKEDPVRLVFDSQQGRAINVSLVDLGNRFRFIVNEVEAVDHPELPNLPVARAVWECQPDFKTACAAWIHAGGAHHTGYSYAVTTEMIEDFAAIAGVELAVIDAGTRLREFQQGLRLNDLYYVLAQGLRA; this comes from the coding sequence ATGACGACCCTCACCCAGACCGTCCCCCAGGCCCAGGCTCCCGTCCACCTCGCCCCGGCGGAGGTGTGGTTCGTCTGCGGCTCGCAGCATCTCTACGGCCCAGAAGCTCTCGAGCAGGTCGCCGCCCATGCCCGGGTCGTGGGGGAGGCCCTCAACGGTAGCCCCTCCATCCCCCTTGAAGTCGTCACCAAGGGGGTGCTGACCACCGCCGAGGAGATTCGCCGCCTGTGCCGGGAGGCCGACAGCGACCCCAGATGCGCCGGGCTGGTTTTGTGGATGCACACCTTCTCGCCGTCGAAGATGTGGACCGGGGGGCTGAGCACGCTCAGAAAGCCCTTCGCGCACCTGCACACCCAGTTCGACCGGGAACTGCCCTGGGCCGACATCGACATGGACTACATGAACCTCAACCAGTCGGCACACGGCGACCGGGAGGCGGGCTTCCTGCATACCCGACTGCGGCTGGAGCGCAAGGTCGTCGTGGGCCACTGGTCCGACCCCGAGGTGCATGAGCGGCTGGGCACGTGGGCGCGGGCGGCGTGGGCGTGGCACGACCTCCAGGGGGCCAAGTTCGCCCGCTTCGGCGACAACATGCGCGAGGTGGCGGTGACCGAGGGGGACAAGGTGAGCGCGGAGGTGCGCTTCGGCTTCTCGGTGAACGCCTACCCGGTGGGCGACCTCGCCGAGCGGGTGAACGCAGCGACCGAGGCGCAGGTAGACGCCCTAATTCAGACCTACCTTCAGGAATACGAGGTCACGCCCGAGTTGCGGCCCGGTGGTGAGCGTCACGCCTCCTTGCGGGACGGGGCCCGGATCGAACTCGGCCTGCGCTCCTTCCTGGAGGAGGGGGGCTTCAAGGGCTTCACCGACAACTTCCAGGACCTGCACGGCCTGAAGCAGCTTCCCGGCCTCGCCACCCAGCGGCTGATGGCGGACGGGTACGGCTTCGGTGGCGAGGGCGACTGGAAGACGGCGGCTCTCGTGCGCACGATGAAGGTGATGGCGCAGGGTCTCCCGGGCGGCACCTCCTTCATGGAGGACTACACCTACCACCTCGAACCCGGGAACCATCAGGTGTTGGGCGCGCATATGCTGGAGGTCTGCCCCACCATCGCGGCGGGCCAGCCCCGGCTGGAGGTGCATCCCCTGGGCATCGGCGGCAAGGAGGACCCGGTGCGGCTGGTATTCGACTCGCAGCAGGGGCGGGCGATCAACGTCTCGCTGGTCGATCTGGGCAACCGCTTCCGCTTCATCGTGAACGAGGTGGAGGCGGTCGACCACCCGGAGTTGCCGAACCTGCCGGTGGCCCGCGCGGTGTGGGAATGCCAGCCCGACTTCAAGACGGCGTGCGCGGCGTGGATTCACGCGGGTGGGGCGCACCACACCGGGTACAGCTATGCCGTCACCACCGAGATGATCGAGGACTTCGCGGCCATCGCGGGTGTGGAACTGGCGGTGATCGACGCCGGGACGCGGCTGCGCGAGTTCCAGCAGGGATTACGCCTGAATGACCTGTACTACGTCCTCGCCCAGGGCCTGCGGGCATGA